Proteins co-encoded in one Amaranthus tricolor cultivar Red isolate AtriRed21 chromosome 7, ASM2621246v1, whole genome shotgun sequence genomic window:
- the LOC130817855 gene encoding transcription factor bHLH149-like, with the protein MMNSLISNYVEQTEEDASRESSKRRKRRRIDTTVNQNQSDNNRNQIRWRSQAEQQTYSSKLLEALRQVCRRNPTSAPVSGSRTVREAADKALAIAAKGRTRWSRAILANRLKRRLANHKKAKVRPRLLLSTSSTGSSRIIGENIKPQKLPALDKRVKVLARLVPGCRKLPFPNLLEEATDYIAALQMQVRTMAALEELLSGSASGSSSGSIDSSSR; encoded by the coding sequence ATGATGAATTCGCTAATCTCGAATTACGTAGAACAAACAGAAGAAGATGCATCAAGAGAGTCATCAAAGAGGAGAAAGCGACGAAGAATAGACACAACCGTCAATCAAAATCAATCAGACAACAATCGAAATCAAATTAGATGGAGATCACAAGCAGAACAACAAACCTATTCATCAAAGCTTCTAGAAGCTCTCCGACAAGTTTGCCGTCGTAATCCTACTTCAGCACCGGTTTCTGGAAGCCGAACAGTTCGTGAGGCCGCCGATAAAGCTTTAGCTATTGCTGCTAAAGGTCGTACCCGATGGAGCCGAGCAATTTTAGCTAATCGGCTTAAACGTCGGCTTGCAAACCATAAAAAAGCTAAAGTTCGTCCAAGGCTACTGCTATCAACATCCAGTACCGGGAGTAGCCGGATAATTGGTGAAAATATTAAACCGCAGAAATTACCGGCTCTTGATAAACGTGTAAAGGTTCTTGCCCGGTTAGTTCCCGGTTGCCGGAAATTGCCATTCCCGAATCTTCTGGAAGAAGCTACTGATTATATTGCTGCTCTTCAAATGCAAGTTAGAACCATGGCAGCTCTTGAGGAACTTCTTAGCGGTTCAGCTTCCGGTTCGAGTTCCGGTTCAATTGATTCATCTAGTAGGTGA
- the LOC130818562 gene encoding uncharacterized protein LOC130818562 — protein sequence MEEKFRLRLRPQSLLEIHVVIELLRKKIVKKNVESKGKIMWGRLKGDMVIILSSKISLLGFPSQSEDAKEIWVNMAKNVRTVAKETLGVSSGKPKVFKESWWWNDEVEKKIKDKNKRFKDLMACTEDEDMIEKRVGYKEEKQVAKQAVTEAKNRGYEDLYRKLDTKEGEKQIFKLARTRSRQRQDLEAVKYIKDEGGRVLLRQEDIKTRWLQYFSQLLNNESWGPKETDNQIYNVQRPLEYGSTSDITTREVR from the exons ATGGAAGAGAAGTTTAGGTTGAGATTAAGGCCACAGAGTTTGTTGGAGATTCACGTG GTGATAGAATTATTGAGGAAGAAAATCGTAAAGAAGAATGTCGAGTCCAAGGGAAAGATCATGTGGGGAAGACTCAAAGGGGATATGGTCATAATCCTGTCaagcaagataagtttattggGCTTTCCAAGTCAGTCAGAGGATGCGAAAGAAATATGGGTGAACATGGCAAAAAACGTTAGAACAGTGGCAAAAGAGACCTTGGGGGTGTCGTCGggtaaaccaaaagtgttcaaagagtcGTGGTGGTGGAACGATGAGGTGGAGAAAaagataaaggataaaaacaagagatttaaggaTCTTATGGCATGCACGGAAGATGAGGATATGATAGAAAAGAGAGTGGGCTATAAAGAAGAAAAGCAGGTGGCAAAGCAAGCGGTAACGGAGGCAAAAAACCGTGGTTATGAGGACTTGTATCGAAAGCTTGACaccaaagagggggagaagcagatttttaagttggcaaggACTAGGTCCAGGCAGcggcaagacttagaggcagtgaAATACATTAAGGATGAGGGTGGACGAGTCCTCTTgagacaagaggacatcaaaacCAGATGGCTACAGTATTTCTCTCAGCTACTCAATAATGAGTCTTGGGGGCCAAAGGAGACggataatcaaatttataacGTCCAAAGACCACTGGAATATGGGTCAACAAGTGATATTACCACAAGAGAAGTAAGAtaa